From a single Serratia surfactantfaciens genomic region:
- the tyrP gene encoding tyrosine transporter TyrP yields MKNRTLGSVFIVAGTTIGAGMLAMPLAAAGVGFGVTLALLVGLWLLMCYTALLLVEVYQHEQADTGLGTLAKRYLGGGGQWLTSFSMMFLMYALTAAYISGAGELLATSISQWTSQDFPVSLGVLLFTLVAGGVVCIGTHSVDLFNRILFSAKVVFLVVMLGLMLPNIHQTNLLTLPLEQGLALSAIPVIFTSFGFHGSVPSIVNYMGGNIRKLRWVFIIGSAIPLIAYIFWQLATLGSISSDTFVGILAQQAGLNGLLQAVRDAVASPHVELAVHLFADLALATSFLGVALGLFDFLADLFKRQDNVRGRLQTGAITFLPPLAFALFYPRGFVLALGFAAIALSVLALLLPSLLVWKTRQKHQAQYRVWGGTPALALVFICGITVIAIQLGIASGMLPAVG; encoded by the coding sequence GTGAAGAATCGCACTCTTGGCAGTGTTTTTATCGTGGCGGGCACCACCATTGGCGCCGGGATGCTGGCGATGCCGCTGGCGGCGGCCGGCGTCGGCTTTGGCGTCACGCTGGCCTTACTGGTCGGGCTGTGGCTGTTGATGTGTTACACCGCGCTGCTGCTGGTGGAGGTTTACCAGCATGAGCAAGCAGATACCGGTCTCGGCACGCTCGCCAAACGTTATCTCGGCGGCGGCGGCCAGTGGCTGACCAGCTTCAGCATGATGTTCCTGATGTACGCGCTCACCGCCGCCTATATCAGCGGCGCCGGCGAACTGCTCGCCACCAGCATCAGTCAATGGACGTCGCAGGACTTCCCGGTGTCGCTCGGCGTCCTGCTGTTCACCCTGGTGGCTGGCGGTGTGGTGTGCATCGGCACTCACTCGGTCGATTTGTTCAACCGCATCCTGTTCAGCGCCAAGGTGGTGTTCCTGGTGGTGATGCTCGGCCTGATGTTGCCGAATATCCACCAGACCAACCTGCTGACGTTGCCGCTGGAGCAAGGCCTGGCGCTGTCGGCCATTCCGGTGATCTTCACCTCATTCGGCTTCCACGGCAGCGTGCCGAGCATCGTCAACTACATGGGCGGCAACATTCGCAAACTGCGCTGGGTGTTCATCATCGGCAGCGCCATTCCGCTGATCGCCTATATCTTCTGGCAGTTGGCGACGCTGGGCAGCATCAGCTCCGACACTTTCGTCGGCATTCTGGCGCAGCAAGCCGGGTTGAACGGTCTGTTACAGGCGGTGCGCGATGCGGTCGCTTCGCCGCACGTTGAACTGGCGGTGCACCTGTTCGCCGATCTGGCGTTGGCGACCTCGTTCCTCGGTGTGGCGCTCGGGCTGTTCGATTTCCTGGCCGACCTGTTCAAACGTCAAGACAACGTGCGCGGCCGTCTGCAAACCGGCGCCATCACCTTCCTGCCGCCGCTGGCCTTCGCGCTGTTCTATCCGCGAGGCTTCGTGCTGGCGCTGGGGTTCGCCGCCATCGCCCTGTCGGTACTGGCGTTGCTGCTGCCTTCGCTGCTGGTGTGGAAAACGCGGCAGAAACATCAGGCGCAGTATCGCGTCTGGGGCGGCACTCCGGCCTTGGCGTTGGTGTTTATCTGCGGGATTACGGTGATCGCCATCCAATTGGGCATCGCCAGCGGCATGCTGCCGGCGGTAGGGTAA
- a CDS encoding ABC transporter substrate-binding protein, giving the protein MRIVSLPAWVLLVGVLFHGGLWAAPPAGEVRIASPWPAQNAIIAMLGYGDNIVGTSNVAKQIPLFRQSLPRIDAVPAVSVNSGQELNPEQIIALGTRLLFVPDSMKVPQLDVLERAGVRVLAFKANSMAALRARVLKTGAALGPDAQVKALAYDRYFSRNVARVAERLKDLPPGQRIRVYHSMGNPLTTSGRPSLNQDWMDLAGAVNVAETWFGLKKEGAGEVALEQIVAANPQVIVAMNKRDAEEIRASAQWRGIDAVLQHRVVVNPKGMFWWCRETSEEALQFLWLAKTLYPARFADIDMREETRDFYRAFFGLSLSAAQIDAILNPPA; this is encoded by the coding sequence ATGAGAATCGTATCGTTGCCTGCATGGGTGCTGTTGGTTGGCGTGTTGTTTCATGGCGGTTTGTGGGCTGCGCCGCCTGCTGGCGAAGTGCGCATTGCCTCGCCGTGGCCTGCGCAAAACGCCATCATCGCGATGCTGGGCTATGGCGATAATATCGTCGGCACATCGAATGTCGCGAAACAGATCCCGCTGTTTCGCCAAAGCCTGCCGCGCATTGACGCTGTCCCGGCGGTGAGTGTGAATAGCGGACAAGAGTTGAATCCGGAACAAATCATCGCGCTTGGCACCCGGCTGCTGTTCGTGCCTGACAGCATGAAAGTGCCGCAATTGGATGTGCTCGAACGGGCCGGCGTACGCGTATTGGCGTTTAAAGCCAATTCGATGGCGGCGCTGCGCGCACGAGTGTTAAAAACGGGCGCCGCGCTGGGGCCGGATGCGCAGGTAAAAGCGCTGGCCTACGATCGCTATTTTTCTCGCAATGTGGCGCGCGTTGCCGAGCGACTGAAAGATTTACCGCCTGGGCAGCGCATTCGCGTTTATCACAGCATGGGCAATCCGTTGACCACCTCAGGTCGACCGTCGCTTAATCAGGATTGGATGGATCTGGCCGGCGCCGTCAACGTGGCGGAAACGTGGTTTGGCCTGAAAAAAGAGGGGGCGGGTGAGGTGGCGTTGGAGCAGATCGTGGCCGCCAATCCGCAGGTGATCGTGGCGATGAACAAGCGCGACGCCGAAGAGATACGCGCCTCTGCGCAATGGCGGGGCATCGATGCCGTTTTACAACATCGGGTCGTGGTCAATCCCAAGGGGATGTTCTGGTGGTGCCGCGAGACCAGCGAAGAGGCGCTGCAGTTTTTATGGTTGGCGAAAACGCTGTACCCGGCGCGTTTCGCCGACATTGACATGCGGGAAGAGACGAGAGATTTTTATCGGGCCTTTTTCGGTCTGTCGCTCAGCGCGGCGCAGATCGACGCTATTCTTAATCCACCCGCTTGA